A single window of Gadus morhua chromosome 22, gadMor3.0, whole genome shotgun sequence DNA harbors:
- the LOC115535432 gene encoding zinc finger BED domain-containing protein 1-like has translation MLSYVLQTRVLFGSHSGHNVGELLLEVFEEWGLTAKEPVLVTDNASNMVIAAEHAKLLHVRCFAHTLNLAAQRALKTTAVGRLLGKIRHIVTFFRKSALASQVLQEKQKLLNLPKHKLMNDVPTRWNSAFDMVERFLEQQPAICATLLSAEVRKNAKELWTMSDTDLTNAEDVAKTLRPLKVATLVMSEEKTPTVSIIAPLQAQLCQGSAEQPDDSGIVKEVKRALAQDLGKRYSNKSFLQMASALDPRFKALPFLTEGGRDDIFAAVGREAAELSERKATKEEGDQPAAEGEHEEHEGEHEGQTQPPPCKKSCALSDLFGETFSTELEQASQPSPITQAMIEVNAYRATEPLELSADPLNWWRKHEGVFPLLSNLARNTLCVPGTSVAAERIFSTAGDIVTAERSVIKPAHVDQLLFLNKNLKMYQRK, from the exons ATGCTTTCCTACGTTCTGCAAACCAGAGTGCTGTTCGGGAGCCACAGCGGCCATAATGTGGGCGAGTTGCTGCTCGAAGTCTTTGAGGAGTGGGGCCTTACAGCTAAAGAGCCAGTGTTGGTTACTGACAACGCCTCAAATATGGTCATTGCAGCAGAGCATGCCAAACTGCTTCATGTACGATGCTTCGCGCATACATTGAATTTGGCTGCCCAACGTGCCCTTAAGACCACAGCAGTTGGGAGGCTGTTAGGAAAGATTCGCCACATAGTGACGTTTTTCAGGAAGAGTGCGCTGGCCAGCCAGGTCTTACAGGAAAAACAAAAGCTCCTCAACCTTCCCAAGCACAAACTCATGAATGACGTCCCAACCAGGTGGAACAGTGCGTTCGACATGGTCGAGCGCTTCCTGGAGCAGCAGCCCGCTATCTGTGCCACATTGCTGTCAGCTGAAGTGCGCAAGAATGCCAAGGAGCTGTGGACTATGTCAGATACCGACCTCACCAATGCCGAAGATGTAGCTAAAACCCTGCGGCCTCTCAAAGTGGCAACACTCGTGATGTCAGAAGAAAAAACACCCACCGTCTCAATAATTGCCCCGTTACAGGCACAGCTGTGTCAGGGCAGTGCTGAGCAACCTGATGACTCTGGGATCGTTAAAGAAGTCAAAAGAGCACTGGCACAAGACCTGGGGAAGAGGTATTCCAACAAATCCTTCCTTCAGATGGCTTCAGCTCTGGACCCCCGCTTCAAAGCACTGCCCTTCCTCACAGAGGGTGGAAGAGATGACATCTTTGCAGCAGTGGGACGAGAGGCAGCTGAATTATCAGAG AGAAAGGCTACTAAGGAGGAGGGTGACCAGCCTGCTGCTGAAGGAGAGCATGAAGAGCATGAAGGAGAGCATGAAGGTCAAACACAACCTCCACCCTGTAAAAAGAGCTGTGCTCTGTCTGATTTATTTGGAGAGACATTCTCAACAGAGTTAGAACAGGCTAGTCAACCCAGTCCCATCACACAGGCAATGATTGAGGTAAACGCATACAGAGCCACTGAACCATTAGAGCTTTCAGCTGACCCACTGAATTGGTGGAGAAAACACGAAGGTGTGTTTCCACTTCTGTCCAATCTGGCTAGAAACACTCTCTGTGTGCCTGGAACAAGCGTAGCAGCAGAGCGAATATTCTCAACTGCTGGTGACATAGTTACAGCTGAGAGAAGTGTTATCAAACCAGCCCATGTAGACCAGCTTTTGTTTTTGAACAAAAACCTGAAAATGTACCAGAGGAAGTAG